The Acidicapsa acidisoli genome contains a region encoding:
- a CDS encoding cupredoxin domain-containing protein has product MKISNFVRLVCSGVALLSLAMQSAAQRTITAKVVAIDQAFYNNRLGAFQAGGMIFALRSDVVSNNPNSTALTPGNVMLRPDKRPRPIVLRMNVGDCMAVEFENLLANVPSLSLEPGAPGGPPLPYQAGSLKTQSDPNAAVSQTSQSATRLAGVHVMGTESQEVIEDDASWNGRNPNGLVPPGQTITYKFCSVGEGAFLLYSTAANVGYQDGFGGQLMQGLFGALVVEPPTAEYYRSQVTRAELDETTYNAGQLPSGMSLAPKGSPQQTFTSGGQTYKIWTLTKTGAGGFTADVTQTNLAGNAVDQGGLLKTLDLHPVINYQAKDGSGVPILNMLNGTEIVHSDLTAIITGPKAGSFETNNPSPSFLPNPVYPNRFQPYREFAIHYHDDPLATQAFDVFGPYPSNPACDPSTQECSARFALQASRDFFAINYGMAAIGPEVWANRIHVGPMAQCATCKFEEFFLSSWAVADPAMVVDMPADNAKQLKATKALYPDDPSNVYHSYLGDHVVFRILHAGANITHVHHQHAHQWLHSPNSDESDYRDSQMLSPGGAYTLDMTYFGSGNLNQTVGDSIFHCHFYPHFAQGMWSLWRVHDVFENGTVLDEKGAPETGWNRALSDGEIPEGTPIPAIVPLPTLAMAPMPIRTQICPVYNASDYVQLEGSSCPAGPAGAKPVGYKSLVSKQDIDDPHIKEKNPGFPFFVPGIAGQRPLHPPLDFAPEEDANGNQMVASGQKQYLDGGLPRSQVLSEQGTLYEHHNAWDFTKDNDKLLAVEVDEQGTDVEKIAMAAHSIRKHPSFTPEGQPGNFILNGQPPKPGAPYADPAIDIAGNPIPNSDCSKHQAGCVRYKAADIQMDVVLNKKGWHYPQQRIISLWGDVKPNLDGTRRPEPLFFRANSDQVVEYWLANLVPTYYELDNFQVRTPTDIIGQHIHLVKFDVTASDGAGNGFNYEDGTFSNEEVEHLIKNINDDGGLYSTDATKRNHLIAKEIPYFAQQFPGQFVGAQATIQRWYADPIKDGHSQDRTLRTVFTHDHFGPSTHQQVGLYAGLVIEPRNSKWYDSTTGDQLGGRFDGGPTTFQANINVADSAKSYREFLLEFQDRQLAYLNTSTSTPKAYQPYGPGIPGRPNPGGPWGWAVGDAGNNNDAFNTPAPPDGCTSIPGCPPTPDLITNQFFEGSYSLNYENEPLPYRVAPPPSGKPAAPNGTDLAYVFKSMDRNDQALNCQPAAGTPITAADTCTASTGAGFKFPPQQPGAEPDDPYTPLLRTYEGDNVQIRNLVGAHMAPHSFHIHGLNWQFEPSLDSSGFRSTQGMGISEHYEFLVHMPSITGNAPRADSLYITTSDTSGLQYGNWGLIRTYKAVQPNLVPLNVTQKKGFPNSKPIPPPDAPFACPSTAPTKPFNITAIYAKTGLPNKQLVYNSRGAANNGVLQEDPDALMYVLSEDLDANGELKDTAHREPLILRAAAGDCITVTLTNALPSNVSLNGGIAASGPMNNITLQTSTNVGLHPQLLAYDVTQGDGFNIGSNSGVETATPGNKVTYTWYAGKVTHDSYGKAVYTPVEFGAVDLAPSDPLMQDNYGLIGALIIEPQGSTWTVDQNTRAGATVTKSDHTQFREGVAIVQDDLADLGGATAFNYRTEPLSYRYADGGYLVNSPSLSPLGIARSQSNTLVTADPQTPVFVSGAGTPFRLRALHPAGLNEQVFELHGDAWQEEPYSKGSLQIADYNPLSQWTGSRDTFGANSSFDVVLKHAGGAHNVQGDYLFRTFIAGQFQNGMWGLLRVGAPGKDVVTVTNFCESGSTLNLAGVNTVNPSNNQLATSVTVTGIGSAPITLPVDPSTGQWQRALANTTAPNSITITSTQGGVETTSVLCPVQPPPTITAPKINTNDLDRFIPKAPVVKNPQ; this is encoded by the coding sequence ATGAAGATAAGCAACTTCGTTCGGCTGGTGTGTTCCGGAGTAGCTCTGTTGAGCTTGGCAATGCAGTCCGCGGCTCAGCGGACAATCACCGCCAAGGTTGTGGCCATCGATCAGGCTTTCTACAACAACCGTCTTGGCGCCTTCCAGGCGGGGGGAATGATATTCGCCCTGCGGAGCGACGTTGTCAGCAACAATCCCAATAGCACGGCTCTCACTCCGGGGAATGTCATGCTGCGCCCGGACAAGCGGCCGCGGCCCATCGTGCTGCGCATGAACGTCGGCGACTGCATGGCAGTCGAATTCGAAAATCTGCTCGCCAATGTCCCGTCTCTTTCGTTGGAGCCGGGAGCTCCAGGCGGTCCGCCGCTTCCTTATCAGGCTGGCAGCCTCAAGACCCAGTCCGATCCGAACGCTGCTGTTTCACAGACCTCACAATCGGCCACGCGCCTCGCCGGCGTGCACGTCATGGGCACGGAATCGCAAGAAGTCATTGAAGACGACGCCAGCTGGAATGGCCGTAACCCAAATGGCCTCGTGCCTCCAGGCCAGACCATCACCTACAAGTTCTGCTCTGTTGGAGAAGGTGCGTTCCTGCTCTACAGCACAGCGGCCAACGTCGGTTATCAGGACGGATTCGGTGGCCAGTTGATGCAGGGGCTGTTCGGCGCTCTCGTCGTAGAGCCACCCACTGCGGAGTATTACCGCAGCCAGGTAACCCGCGCCGAACTCGACGAGACAACGTACAACGCTGGTCAGCTACCCTCCGGCATGAGCCTCGCGCCGAAAGGCAGTCCGCAACAGACCTTCACCTCGGGCGGACAGACCTATAAGATCTGGACACTTACAAAGACTGGCGCGGGAGGCTTTACAGCGGATGTTACGCAGACCAATCTTGCGGGCAACGCGGTCGATCAGGGCGGCCTGCTCAAGACGCTCGATCTTCACCCGGTGATCAACTACCAGGCGAAAGACGGCTCGGGTGTGCCCATTCTCAACATGCTCAATGGCACAGAGATTGTCCACAGCGACCTGACGGCCATCATCACCGGACCCAAAGCGGGTAGCTTCGAGACCAACAACCCCTCGCCGAGTTTTCTGCCCAATCCCGTTTATCCCAACCGATTCCAGCCGTACCGCGAGTTTGCCATTCACTATCACGACGATCCGCTGGCGACGCAAGCCTTCGACGTCTTTGGACCATACCCGTCAAATCCGGCCTGCGACCCGTCAACGCAGGAGTGCAGCGCTCGCTTTGCGCTGCAAGCTTCGCGCGACTTCTTCGCCATTAATTACGGCATGGCCGCAATTGGCCCGGAGGTGTGGGCAAACCGCATCCATGTCGGCCCCATGGCGCAGTGCGCAACCTGCAAATTCGAGGAGTTTTTTCTGAGCTCGTGGGCCGTCGCCGATCCGGCAATGGTAGTCGACATGCCAGCCGATAATGCTAAACAGCTAAAAGCAACCAAGGCTCTCTATCCCGACGATCCTTCCAACGTCTATCACAGCTACCTGGGCGATCATGTCGTCTTTCGCATTCTGCACGCGGGCGCCAACATCACCCATGTGCATCACCAACACGCGCACCAGTGGCTGCACAGTCCCAACAGCGACGAAAGCGACTACCGCGACAGCCAAATGCTGAGTCCGGGCGGAGCCTACACGCTCGACATGACTTACTTCGGCAGCGGCAATCTCAACCAGACTGTCGGTGACTCCATCTTCCACTGCCATTTCTATCCGCACTTTGCGCAGGGCATGTGGAGTCTCTGGCGCGTACACGACGTCTTTGAAAACGGCACAGTGCTCGATGAGAAGGGAGCCCCGGAAACAGGTTGGAACCGCGCACTGTCCGATGGCGAAATTCCGGAAGGCACGCCGATTCCGGCCATTGTTCCGCTGCCCACGCTGGCCATGGCGCCTATGCCCATCCGCACGCAGATATGTCCGGTCTACAACGCTTCGGACTATGTACAGCTCGAGGGCAGCTCTTGTCCCGCCGGCCCCGCTGGCGCCAAGCCAGTGGGCTACAAGAGCCTGGTTAGCAAGCAGGATATCGACGATCCTCACATTAAGGAGAAGAATCCAGGATTTCCGTTCTTCGTGCCTGGCATCGCCGGCCAGCGCCCTCTGCATCCGCCTCTCGATTTCGCTCCCGAAGAGGACGCCAACGGAAATCAGATGGTTGCCAGCGGTCAGAAGCAGTATCTTGATGGTGGGTTACCGCGCTCACAGGTCCTCTCGGAGCAGGGAACACTCTACGAGCACCACAACGCCTGGGATTTTACCAAGGACAACGACAAGCTACTCGCCGTGGAAGTTGATGAGCAGGGAACCGATGTCGAGAAGATCGCCATGGCGGCTCACTCCATTCGCAAGCACCCCAGCTTTACCCCGGAGGGCCAGCCGGGTAATTTCATCCTGAATGGCCAGCCACCCAAGCCCGGTGCGCCCTACGCGGACCCCGCCATCGATATCGCCGGCAATCCGATCCCCAACTCTGATTGTTCCAAACATCAGGCGGGCTGTGTTCGCTATAAAGCCGCGGATATCCAGATGGATGTTGTCCTCAACAAGAAAGGCTGGCATTACCCGCAGCAGCGCATCATCTCGCTTTGGGGCGATGTAAAGCCCAACCTGGACGGAACCCGCCGGCCCGAACCCCTCTTCTTCCGCGCCAACTCTGATCAGGTAGTCGAGTACTGGCTCGCCAACCTTGTGCCCACCTACTACGAGCTGGACAACTTCCAGGTGCGCACGCCAACCGACATCATCGGTCAGCACATTCACCTTGTGAAGTTCGACGTCACGGCCTCAGACGGCGCAGGCAACGGCTTCAATTACGAAGACGGCACTTTCAGTAATGAAGAGGTCGAGCATCTGATCAAGAACATCAATGATGACGGCGGCCTTTACTCCACCGACGCCACGAAACGAAATCATCTCATCGCAAAAGAAATTCCTTACTTCGCCCAGCAATTCCCAGGCCAGTTTGTAGGCGCTCAGGCCACCATCCAGCGCTGGTATGCCGATCCAATCAAGGACGGCCACAGTCAAGACAGAACGCTGCGCACCGTCTTCACTCACGATCACTTCGGTCCCTCTACGCACCAGCAGGTAGGTCTCTATGCAGGGCTGGTTATAGAGCCGAGAAATTCCAAGTGGTATGACTCCACTACCGGCGATCAGCTCGGCGGCCGTTTCGACGGCGGCCCCACGACCTTCCAGGCCAACATCAATGTCGCGGACTCCGCAAAGAGCTATCGCGAGTTCCTGCTGGAGTTCCAGGACCGTCAGCTTGCCTACTTGAACACCAGCACCAGCACACCCAAGGCCTACCAGCCTTACGGCCCGGGCATCCCCGGCCGGCCCAATCCCGGTGGCCCCTGGGGATGGGCGGTTGGGGATGCGGGCAACAACAACGACGCCTTCAATACGCCTGCTCCGCCGGATGGTTGCACCTCCATTCCCGGATGTCCGCCTACGCCTGACCTGATTACGAACCAGTTCTTTGAGGGATCCTACTCGCTCAATTATGAAAATGAGCCATTGCCCTACAGAGTAGCTCCGCCGCCGTCGGGCAAACCGGCAGCCCCGAATGGAACCGATTTAGCCTACGTCTTCAAGTCAATGGACCGGAACGATCAGGCACTGAACTGCCAGCCCGCGGCAGGCACGCCCATCACCGCGGCGGACACATGCACTGCCAGCACCGGCGCCGGATTCAAATTCCCGCCACAGCAGCCCGGCGCCGAGCCCGACGATCCGTATACGCCTCTCCTGCGCACCTATGAAGGCGACAACGTCCAGATTCGCAACCTGGTAGGCGCACACATGGCGCCGCACTCCTTCCATATCCACGGGCTTAACTGGCAATTTGAGCCCTCACTCGATTCCTCGGGCTTCCGCAGCACGCAGGGCATGGGCATCTCAGAGCACTACGAGTTTCTCGTCCACATGCCATCGATAACCGGCAACGCCCCACGCGCGGACTCTTTGTACATCACTACCTCTGACACGAGTGGCCTGCAGTACGGCAACTGGGGCCTCATACGCACCTACAAAGCCGTCCAGCCTAACCTGGTGCCCCTCAACGTCACTCAGAAAAAGGGATTCCCCAACAGCAAGCCCATTCCTCCTCCGGATGCGCCGTTTGCCTGCCCATCCACCGCACCGACCAAGCCCTTCAACATCACCGCGATCTACGCAAAAACAGGCCTTCCCAACAAACAGCTCGTCTATAACTCGCGCGGCGCCGCGAACAACGGAGTTCTCCAGGAAGATCCGGATGCTCTGATGTACGTCCTCAGCGAAGACCTCGATGCTAACGGCGAATTGAAAGACACTGCGCATCGTGAACCGCTGATCCTGCGCGCTGCCGCTGGCGACTGCATCACTGTAACCCTCACCAACGCTTTGCCCTCCAACGTGAGCCTCAATGGCGGCATTGCTGCAAGCGGGCCGATGAACAACATCACACTGCAGACGTCAACGAACGTCGGACTGCATCCGCAGTTGCTGGCCTACGACGTGACCCAAGGCGACGGTTTCAATATCGGTTCAAACTCCGGAGTCGAAACAGCTACGCCTGGAAACAAGGTCACGTACACCTGGTATGCGGGCAAAGTCACACACGACTCATACGGAAAGGCTGTCTACACGCCGGTGGAATTCGGCGCCGTGGATCTCGCACCCTCTGACCCACTCATGCAGGATAACTACGGTCTGATTGGCGCCCTGATCATTGAGCCGCAGGGCTCCACGTGGACCGTCGATCAGAACACTCGCGCCGGCGCCACCGTCACCAAGTCCGATCACACCCAATTCCGTGAAGGCGTAGCCATCGTTCAGGATGACCTCGCCGACCTTGGCGGAGCCACCGCATTCAACTACCGGACGGAACCGTTATCGTACCGGTATGCAGATGGCGGATACCTCGTCAACTCGCCCTCGCTCTCACCGCTGGGCATCGCCCGCTCACAGTCCAATACGCTTGTGACCGCGGATCCGCAGACGCCTGTCTTTGTTTCCGGCGCGGGCACGCCCTTCCGCCTGCGCGCTCTCCATCCCGCCGGACTCAACGAGCAGGTATTTGAACTTCACGGCGACGCCTGGCAGGAAGAGCCCTACTCGAAAGGCTCGCTCCAAATCGCCGACTATAACCCGCTTTCGCAGTGGACAGGCTCGCGCGATACCTTCGGAGCTAACTCGTCCTTTGACGTAGTGCTTAAGCATGCTGGCGGCGCCCACAACGTGCAGGGCGATTATCTCTTCCGCACATTCATCGCTGGACAGTTCCAGAACGGCATGTGGGGTCTGCTGCGCGTCGGCGCACCGGGTAAGGATGTAGTTACGGTCACTAACTTCTGCGAGTCGGGCTCCACGCTCAATCTCGCCGGTGTAAACACCGTCAACCCGTCGAACAATCAACTGGCGACCTCGGTCACCGTAACCGGCATCGGCTCTGCGCCCATCACGCTTCCGGTTGACCCAAGTACGGGTCAGTGGCAAAGGGCGCTTGCCAACACCACGGCTCCAAACTCCATCACCATCACCTCCACGCAAGGTGGCGTCGAGACCACCTCGGTGCTCTGCCCAGTCCAGCCTCCACCAACGATTACTGCACCGAAGATCAATACGAACGATCTCGACCGGTTCATCCCCAAAGCGCCGGTTGTCAAGAATCCACAATAA
- a CDS encoding cytochrome c/ABC transporter substrate-binding protein, with protein sequence MLRKWAFHILSICLAISLNAQEPLAPQEERGRQIYEHGTSSSGGSITATLAGDTEVNGSILPCANCHGADGKGKPESGIFPSNITWDVLTKPYRITNADGRMRPSYNERLLIRAIAMGIDSGGNTLNEAMPRFQLSQADAADLIAYIRRLGHTPDPGLSAASIRIGVLLPPASIDARLTAMTRQALLDVFNPVSASGGVFGRRIDPVFMELPPDPAQRADAVRSFLSQQQVFAVLADLTGAESEIAPLLRGMKMPTIAIYASFPDIGASQKKYVFYLDDGIGGEVDALVRFASQHFGSAQQDEVIVDSADAVSQETAHRLQTLLQSEGKHPRIVSQIESDNRSVVYWLRTGPGSLQDIDKAGASAVLIPGALLAESFQLRGRSNGETYIALRDEPSSNQFSGLTRWIWERATASASLLTEGLKSAGRDTNREALLAALEDVKDARTALPRPITFGPNRHIGATEIRIMELDPHSHSLVDVTEREGSDKSSR encoded by the coding sequence ATGCTTCGTAAATGGGCGTTTCACATTCTTTCAATTTGCCTGGCAATCTCGCTCAATGCTCAGGAACCGCTGGCACCGCAAGAAGAGCGGGGCCGACAAATTTATGAGCATGGCACAAGCTCGTCGGGTGGCTCCATCACAGCCACACTCGCGGGTGACACTGAGGTCAATGGCTCCATTCTTCCCTGCGCCAATTGCCACGGCGCCGACGGTAAGGGAAAACCCGAGAGTGGCATCTTTCCCTCAAACATCACCTGGGACGTCCTCACGAAGCCCTACCGGATCACCAATGCAGACGGCCGTATGCGGCCCTCGTACAACGAACGCCTGCTCATACGTGCCATCGCCATGGGAATCGACTCCGGCGGCAATACACTCAATGAGGCGATGCCACGCTTTCAACTCTCGCAGGCAGATGCAGCCGATCTTATCGCCTATATCCGCCGCTTGGGACACACGCCCGATCCCGGCCTGAGCGCTGCCAGCATCCGCATCGGAGTCCTTCTCCCGCCTGCTTCCATTGATGCGCGCCTCACCGCAATGACCCGTCAGGCCCTCCTGGACGTATTTAATCCGGTCAGTGCTTCCGGCGGAGTCTTCGGACGAAGAATCGATCCGGTCTTCATGGAGTTACCGCCGGATCCGGCACAAAGAGCAGACGCAGTTCGCAGTTTTCTTTCACAACAGCAGGTCTTCGCCGTGCTGGCGGATTTGACGGGCGCCGAGTCAGAGATTGCGCCGCTGCTACGCGGTATGAAGATGCCCACAATCGCCATCTACGCTTCTTTCCCTGACATTGGCGCAAGCCAGAAGAAGTATGTCTTCTATCTAGATGACGGCATAGGAGGGGAAGTAGACGCGCTTGTTCGTTTCGCCTCACAGCATTTTGGCTCGGCACAACAGGATGAAGTCATTGTGGATTCCGCAGACGCGGTCTCGCAGGAGACAGCGCACCGACTGCAAACCCTGTTGCAGTCCGAAGGAAAGCATCCTCGTATAGTAAGCCAAATTGAGTCCGACAACCGCTCCGTCGTCTACTGGCTGCGTACCGGCCCCGGTTCGTTACAGGACATCGACAAAGCAGGAGCTTCTGCCGTCCTGATTCCTGGGGCGCTTCTTGCCGAATCTTTTCAACTTCGTGGCCGAAGTAACGGTGAGACCTACATCGCTCTCAGAGACGAGCCATCGTCCAATCAATTCAGTGGTCTTACGCGATGGATATGGGAGCGGGCAACGGCCTCCGCCAGCCTTCTTACTGAGGGGCTTAAGTCTGCGGGACGCGATACGAATCGTGAGGCTCTGCTTGCAGCGCTCGAAGATGTGAAAGACGCCCGCACGGCACTTCCGCGACCGATTACTTTCGGCCCCAATCGGCACATCGGCGCAACCGAGATACGCATCATGGAGCTCGATCCGCACAGCCACTCGCTGGTCGATGTCACGGAACGCGAGGGCAGTGATAAATCCTCTCGTTAA
- a CDS encoding SCO family protein, protein MTIRRIALFIVITSFAFAAVLPLSAQSEDTQAAAAREYFTDVPLVTQNGDSVRLYSDLLHNKVVVINTFFGTCTGSCPKMSGILAGLQERLGDHLGKDVLLLSFSVDPETDTPEKLKLYAEQFHARPGWLFLTGKKENVDLALSKLGPKIAHREDHSTLFLIGNDRTGLWKKAFAPSCTPASLKEIVDSVLNDKE, encoded by the coding sequence ATGACTATCCGGCGCATTGCTCTCTTCATAGTGATAACGTCTTTTGCGTTTGCCGCAGTGCTCCCTCTTAGCGCGCAGAGCGAAGACACTCAGGCTGCAGCCGCTCGCGAATACTTCACGGACGTTCCACTTGTAACCCAAAACGGCGACTCCGTTCGCTTGTACTCCGACCTTCTCCACAATAAGGTCGTTGTCATCAATACCTTCTTCGGTACATGCACCGGCAGTTGCCCCAAAATGTCTGGCATTCTCGCCGGTCTGCAGGAACGCCTCGGCGACCATCTCGGAAAGGACGTTCTCCTGCTCTCGTTCAGCGTCGATCCAGAGACAGACACTCCGGAAAAACTCAAACTATACGCAGAGCAATTTCATGCGCGCCCCGGCTGGCTCTTTCTCACCGGCAAAAAGGAGAATGTCGATCTCGCGCTCAGCAAACTCGGCCCGAAGATCGCCCACAGAGAAGACCATTCAACGTTGTTCCTCATCGGAAACGACCGGACCGGTCTCTGGAAGAAAGCTTTTGCGCCTTCATGCACGCCCGCCAGCTTGAAGGAGATTGTCGACAGCGTTCTCAACGATAAAGAATAG
- a CDS encoding SCO family protein: protein MSRTRSNLSLFLAVVVLSGSAACLQGQNQTAALSDKLIPNVELIDQHGHTVHFYTDLVKGKVVAINTIFTTCTTICPLMGARFAKLSRLIQDADPSKVRLISISIDPLTDTPEKLDEWSHKFGNVGPAWTLLTGKKDDVDSLLKALEIFTADKQEHTPVVLIGVGGSTDWARASALLPPAKIADLIHARLASATTNHAAARP from the coding sequence TTGAGCCGCACACGCAGCAATCTTTCCCTGTTCCTCGCCGTCGTTGTTTTATCCGGCTCTGCGGCATGTCTGCAAGGGCAGAACCAGACCGCCGCATTATCTGACAAGCTCATACCAAACGTCGAACTCATCGATCAGCATGGCCATACGGTTCACTTTTACACCGACCTGGTGAAAGGAAAGGTCGTTGCCATTAACACAATTTTCACCACCTGTACCACCATCTGCCCGCTGATGGGCGCCCGCTTCGCCAAACTCAGCCGGCTGATCCAGGATGCAGATCCCTCCAAAGTACGTCTCATCTCCATTAGTATTGACCCGCTCACTGACACTCCCGAAAAGCTCGATGAATGGAGTCATAAGTTTGGTAATGTAGGTCCGGCATGGACTCTCTTAACGGGCAAGAAGGACGATGTCGATTCGCTTCTCAAGGCGCTCGAGATCTTCACCGCCGATAAGCAAGAACACACTCCTGTTGTGCTCATCGGCGTCGGAGGCTCCACGGATTGGGCGCGGGCTTCAGCGCTCTTACCTCCGGCGAAAATTGCGGACCTGATTCATGCGCGCCTCGCATCCGCAACAACAAACCATGCCGCTGCGAGGCCGTAA
- a CDS encoding glycosyltransferase — MRLLLAAPHRYPVYGPAGSGLHPKTYPSGSGYHLHDLLAKGLAERGHEVFYFLAKGHETELPAGVLPFEGWKNDVELYHIPIGGVGFVEPATAAAAERGIPCLLTCHMKEGTRRAGPNWVFVSQALARAHDAERVVLNGIDPADFIFSETKEDYFLFMGAMNKATDKGLGFALSLCRKAGVRLIVAGTALNYETIEYVAGLCQDAGAEYLGDIRGARKAELLAGARAVLFPSRLPEGCPLVILEAMMSGTPAISAPSGGAVEIVTPETGILCDLEDDWTVALDHIRTISSQSCREIAMEKFHYLRMTDDYLREYSREREGFAG; from the coding sequence ATGCGACTCCTGCTGGCTGCACCACATCGCTATCCCGTATACGGCCCGGCCGGTAGCGGGCTTCATCCCAAGACATATCCTTCGGGATCGGGGTACCATTTGCATGATCTTCTGGCCAAGGGCCTGGCGGAAAGAGGACACGAGGTCTTCTATTTTCTGGCAAAGGGCCATGAGACGGAGTTGCCCGCGGGCGTGCTTCCATTCGAAGGGTGGAAGAACGATGTCGAACTCTATCACATCCCCATTGGCGGCGTGGGGTTTGTGGAGCCGGCGACTGCCGCGGCTGCGGAGCGAGGTATACCCTGCCTTTTGACCTGCCATATGAAAGAGGGAACGCGACGAGCGGGGCCAAACTGGGTTTTTGTGTCGCAGGCTCTGGCGCGCGCTCACGATGCCGAACGTGTGGTTTTGAACGGTATCGATCCCGCCGACTTTATCTTCTCTGAGACGAAAGAAGACTACTTTCTCTTTATGGGTGCGATGAACAAGGCCACAGACAAAGGCCTGGGCTTTGCGCTCTCTCTGTGCAGGAAAGCCGGGGTCCGTTTGATTGTTGCGGGAACGGCACTGAACTACGAGACGATTGAATACGTCGCAGGGCTTTGCCAAGATGCCGGTGCGGAGTATCTGGGCGATATACGCGGGGCGCGCAAGGCCGAACTACTCGCTGGGGCGCGAGCCGTGCTTTTTCCGTCGCGTCTGCCGGAAGGCTGCCCGCTGGTAATCCTGGAGGCCATGATGTCTGGAACTCCGGCTATCTCCGCACCCAGCGGCGGAGCGGTGGAGATTGTTACACCAGAGACCGGGATATTGTGCGATCTTGAGGACGACTGGACAGTCGCACTCGATCACATTCGGACGATCTCTTCGCAAAGCTGCCGCGAGATCGCGATGGAGAAGTTTCATTATCTGCGCATGACGGACGACTATCTACGAGAGTACAGCCGGGAGCGTGAGGGATTCGCCGGCTAA
- a CDS encoding glycosyltransferase family 2 protein, which translates to MMKIIVNCGPAELYIGKCLASIRSQSCTDWEAYVTIDPCGDRTAERAYETRESDSRIHIHVNATQQFSMVNLIQGVQRSGDDPEDILIVLDGDDWFATEDSLKIIRGTYRTFGCWMTYGSWISDHAMMPGRWPAYPDGTIDFRTHDWLGTAVRTWKRWLWDHIDDRDFRDATGNYFRVTEDQAAMLPMLEMSGTRRAKHIADVLMIYNRSSPFACAYVRREEMLANAEYLKSRPRYRRLETQPVHELAGESLTLPAVLS; encoded by the coding sequence ATGATGAAGATCATCGTCAACTGCGGACCCGCCGAGCTGTACATCGGCAAATGCCTCGCATCGATTCGCTCCCAGTCATGCACGGACTGGGAAGCTTATGTGACCATCGACCCCTGCGGAGACCGCACGGCGGAGCGCGCATACGAAACGCGCGAATCAGATTCCCGTATTCACATCCATGTCAACGCCACGCAGCAGTTCAGCATGGTCAATCTGATTCAGGGTGTACAGCGCAGCGGAGACGATCCTGAAGATATCCTCATCGTTCTCGATGGCGATGACTGGTTCGCCACCGAGGACAGCCTGAAGATCATCCGGGGCACCTATCGCACTTTCGGCTGTTGGATGACCTACGGTAGTTGGATCTCGGATCATGCCATGATGCCCGGCAGGTGGCCAGCTTATCCCGATGGAACGATCGACTTCCGCACTCACGATTGGCTGGGGACCGCGGTTCGCACATGGAAACGTTGGCTCTGGGATCACATCGACGATCGCGATTTTCGCGACGCAACCGGCAACTACTTCCGTGTCACTGAAGATCAGGCGGCAATGCTGCCCATGCTTGAGATGAGCGGCACCCGGCGAGCGAAACATATCGCAGACGTCCTGATGATCTACAACCGGTCCTCACCGTTTGCCTGCGCCTATGTGCGGCGCGAGGAGATGCTGGCAAACGCTGAGTATCTGAAGAGCCGGCCAAGATACCGGCGGCTCGAAACACAGCCGGTTCATGAGTTAGCCGGCGAATCCCTCACGCTCCCGGCTGTACTCTCGTAG
- a CDS encoding glycosyltransferase family A protein → MTKLKVYINCGPCAEFVGKCITSVREQSYPDWEAWVTVDACGDDTYTHAARAARGDARFHLRRNQTRKYSMHNLVHAIQRSRPEPEDVIVCLDGDDWFSDRNALCIVAETYEKFNCWVTYGSWRSNVPRLTGGYDGLWPAYPEGTTDFRHHRFLGTAVRTWKKWLWDCLKDEDLRSDSGEYVRVSEDQMIMIPLLEMCGTQKARHIAAPIMTYNKVPQYAQDESLNREGLRNGELIERRTPYMRLLAKPAPADAAAD, encoded by the coding sequence ATGACGAAGCTGAAGGTCTACATTAACTGCGGGCCATGCGCCGAGTTTGTCGGAAAATGCATCACCTCTGTGCGCGAGCAGAGTTATCCCGATTGGGAAGCGTGGGTCACCGTGGATGCCTGCGGAGACGACACCTATACGCACGCGGCCCGCGCCGCGCGTGGCGATGCTCGCTTTCATCTTCGCCGCAACCAGACCCGCAAATACTCCATGCACAATCTGGTTCACGCCATTCAGCGCAGCCGTCCCGAGCCAGAAGACGTCATCGTCTGTCTCGATGGAGATGACTGGTTTTCGGATCGCAATGCGCTTTGCATCGTCGCGGAAACCTACGAGAAATTCAACTGCTGGGTAACCTATGGTAGCTGGAGATCGAACGTCCCCAGGCTAACTGGCGGCTATGACGGCCTGTGGCCTGCCTATCCCGAAGGGACCACCGACTTCCGTCATCACCGTTTTCTTGGCACAGCTGTGCGCACCTGGAAGAAGTGGCTTTGGGACTGCCTGAAAGATGAGGACCTGCGCAGTGACTCCGGCGAGTACGTGCGCGTCTCCGAGGACCAGATGATCATGATTCCGCTGCTCGAAATGTGTGGAACCCAAAAGGCGCGCCACATCGCAGCTCCGATTATGACATACAACAAAGTGCCGCAATATGCACAGGATGAGTCGCTCAACCGCGAAGGCTTGAGAAACGGAGAGCTGATCGAACGTCGGACTCCCTACATGCGCTTGCTCGCTAAACCCGCGCCCGCGGACGCCGCTGCGGATTAA